From Litoribacterium kuwaitense, a single genomic window includes:
- a CDS encoding phosphatidylglycerophosphatase A family protein — protein MVNEKLETVAHRWLDERGVTPEDIAELVYFLQEPYHDELTVHECEHHVRRVIQKREVQNAILTGIALDRLAEDHKLEEPLLTSVLHDDSLYGVDEIIALSIVNIYGSIGFTNYGYIDKEKPGILKYLNDKEHKLCHTFLDDIVGAIAAAASSRLAHSSRGEE, from the coding sequence ATGGTTAACGAAAAGCTAGAAACTGTTGCTCACCGCTGGCTCGATGAACGAGGCGTTACACCGGAGGACATTGCAGAACTCGTCTACTTTCTCCAAGAGCCATACCACGATGAGCTAACAGTTCATGAATGCGAACATCACGTTCGGAGGGTTATTCAAAAGAGAGAGGTACAAAATGCGATTCTTACTGGCATCGCACTGGACCGCTTGGCCGAAGATCATAAGCTGGAAGAACCGCTTTTAACATCTGTATTGCATGATGACAGCCTGTATGGTGTTGACGAAATTATTGCCCTCTCCATCGTCAATATCTATGGATCGATTGGCTTTACGAACTACGGATACATCGATAAGGAAAAGCCTGGTATTTTAAAGTACCTTAACGATAAAGAACATAAACTTTGTCATACATTTTTAGACGATATCGTTGGTGCAATTGCTGCCGCAGCTTCCAGT